A single genomic interval of Antechinus flavipes isolate AdamAnt ecotype Samford, QLD, Australia chromosome 1, AdamAnt_v2, whole genome shotgun sequence harbors:
- the FOXB2 gene encoding forkhead box protein B2: protein MPRPGKSSYSDQKPPYSYISLTAMAIQHSAEKMLPLSDIYKFIMERFPYYREHTQRWQNSLRHNLSFNDCFIKIPRRPDQPGKGSFWALHPDCGDMFENGSFLRRRKRFKVLRADHPHLHPGGSAATKGAGGTGPGGHLHPHHPHHPHHHHHHHHHHPSAHHHHHHPPQPPPPHMVHYFHQQPPAPAPQPAQSTHLQSQQQQPQPQPQPPPPQPQSQSHPGKMQEAAAVAAAAAAAAAAAVGSVGRLSQFPPYGLGSAAAAAAAAAASSSGFKHPFAIENIIGRDYKGVIQAGGLPLASVMHHLGYPVPSQLSNVVSSMWPHVGVMDSVAAAAAAAAAAGVPVGPDYGAFGVPVKTLCHPPGQTLPAVPVPIKPTPALPPVAALPPALTVNAPPPPPPPICPSAAASPASTLLEQTPPNSAENKSNSLHSVLVHS from the coding sequence ATGCCTCGTCCAGGAAAGAGCTCGTACAGCGACCAAAAGCCGCCTTACTCTTACATCTCCCTGACCGCTATGGCCATCCAGCATTCGGCTGAGAAGATGCTGCCCCTAAGCGATATCTACAAGTTTATCATGGAGCGCTTCCCCTACTACCGGGAGCACACGCAGCGCTGGCAAAACAGTCTGCGCCACAACCTCTCCTTCAATGACTGCTTCATCAAAATCCCGCGGCGTCCCGACCAGCCCGGCAAGGGCAGCTTCTGGGCGCTGCACCCCGACTGTGGAGACATGTTTGAGAATGGCAGTTTCCTGCGGCGCCGCAAGCGCTTCAAGGTGCTGCGCGCCGACCATCCGCACTTGCACCCGGGGGGCTCAGCTGCGACCAAGGGCGCGGGGGGCACGGGGCCTGGAGGACACCTCCACCCGCACCATCCTCACCaccctcaccaccaccaccaccatcaccaccaccatccctcggctcatcatcaccaccaccacccgcCGCAGCCGCCGCCCCCACATATGGTGCATTATTTCCACCAGCAGCCTCCCGCTCCTGCCCCGCAGCCCGCACAGTCGACGCACCTCCAGtcccagcagcagcagccgcaACCACAGCCACAGCCGCCTCCGCCGCAACCACAGTCCCAATCACACCCCGGTAAGATGCAGGAGGCGGCAGCTGTGGCAGCCGCCGCTGCGGCCGCAGCGGCCGCGGCAGTGGGCAGCGTAGGCAGGCTCTCTCAGTTCCCCCCCTACGGGTTGGGGTCGGCGGCTGCAGCAGCGGCTGCTGCTGCAGCCTCATCTTCCGGCTTCAAGCATCCATTCGCCATCGAGAACATCATCGGAAGGGACTACAAGGGTGTGATCCAGGCAGGCGGGCTGCCCTTGGCGTCGGTGATGCATCATCTTGGCTACCCCGTGCCTAGCCAACTCAGCAATGTGGTCAGCTCCATGTGGCCACACGTCGGGGTCATGGATTCTGTAGCCGCGGCAGCGGCTGCAGCAGCGGCCGCTGGAGTACCAGTGGGTCCAGATTACGGGGCATTTGGGGTGCCAGTTAAGACCCTGTGCCATCCTCCTGGACAGACTCTACCTGCAGTACCCGTCCCTATTAAGCCCACCCCGGCCCTGCCACCTGTAGCCGCCCTGCCCCCCGCACTGACGGTCAATGCTCCGCCGCCACCGCCTCCACCCATCTGTCCTTCTGCGGCAGCCTCGCCGGCTTCCACTCTACTGGAGCAGACTCCCCCCAATTCGGCGGAAAACAAGAGCAATTCCTTACATTCGGTGCTGGTGCACTCTTAA